The Balaenoptera acutorostrata chromosome 15, mBalAcu1.1, whole genome shotgun sequence genome contains a region encoding:
- the SNTA1 gene encoding alpha-1-syntrophin — protein sequence MASGRRAPRTGLLELRAGEGSGAGGDRWQRVLLSLEEDALTVSPADGEPGPEPGAQREPEPAQLNGAAEPGAKSPPLPEALLLQRRRVTVLKADAGGLGISIKGGRENKMPILISKIFKGLAADQTEALFVGDAILSVNGEDLSSATHDEAVQVLKKTGKEVVLEVKYMKEVSPYFKNSASGTSVGWDSPPASPLQRQPSSPGLPPRDLRDAKHMSLKMAYVSRRCTPTDPETRYLEICSADGRDTLFLRAKDEASARSWAAAIQAQVNALMPWVKDELQALLSATSTAGSQDIKQIGWLTEQLPSGGTAPTLALLTEKELLLYCCLPQTREALSRPARTAPLITTRLVHSGPSKGSLSYDAELSFALRTGTRHGVDTHLFSVESPQELAAWTRQLVDGCHRAAEGVQEVSTACTWNGRPCSLSVHIDKGFTLWAAEPGAAQVVLLRQPFEKLQMSSDDGASLLFLDFGGDEGEIQLDLHSCPKTMVFIIHSFLSAKVTRLGLLA from the exons ATGGCGTCAGGCAGGCGTGCCCCGCGCACCGGGCTACTGGAACTGCGCGCCGGGGAGGGCTCGGGGGCTGGAGGCGACCGGTGGCAGCGGGTGCTGCTCAGTCTAGAGGAGGACGCGCTGACCGTGAGCCCCGCCGACGGCGAGCCCGGCCCGGAGCCCGGTGCCCAGCGGGAGCCGGAGCCCGCGCAGCTGAACGGCGCCGCCGAACCGGGCGCCAAGTCCCCGCCGCTGCCGGAGGCGCTGCTGCTCCAGCGGCGCCGCGTGACGGTGCTCAAGGCCGACGCCGGCGGGCTGGGTATCAGCATTAAAG GGGGCCGAGAGAACAAGATGCCTATTCTCATTTCCAAGATCTTCAAGGGCCTGGCAGCCGACCAGACGGAGGCCCTCTTTGTAGGGGATGCCATCCTGTCCGTGAATGGGGAAGACCTTTCCTCTGCCACCCATGATGAGGCGGTGCAAGTCCTAAAGAAGACAGGCAAAGAGGTGGTGCTTGAGG TCAAGTACATGAAAGAGGTCTCACCATATTTCAAGAACTCTGCCAGTGGGACCTCGGTTGGCTGGGACTCGCCTCCTGCCTCACCCCTTCAGCGGCAGCCTTCCTCCCCTGGCCTCCCACCCCGGGACCTCCGTGATGCCAAACACATGTCCTTGAAGATGGCATATGTCTCGAGGAGGTGCACCCCCACTGACCCAGAGACCAG GTATCTGGAGATCTGTTCAGCAGATGGCCGGGACACCCTCTTCCTGAGGGCTAAGGATGAGGCTAGCGCCAGGTCGTGGGCAGCTGCCATCCAAGCCCAGGTCAACGCTCTGATGCCCTGGGTCAAGGACGAGCTGCAGGCGCTGCTGTCAGCCACCAGCACAGCCGGGAGCCAGGACATCAAGCAGATCGGCTGGTTGACTGAGCAG CTGCCCAGTGGGGGCACAGCACCCACCTTGGCTCTGCTGACCGAAAAGGAGCTGCTCCTCTACTGCTGTCTCCCCCAGACCCGTGAGGCCCTGAGCCGGCCGGCCCGTACTGCCCCGCTCATCACCACCAG gctggTGCACTCAGGCCCCTCCAAGGGCTCCTTGTCCTACGATGCAGAGCTCTCTTTTGCCCTGCGCACGGGTACGCGCCACGGTGTGGACACTCACCTGTTCAGCGTGGAGTCACCGCAGGAGCTGGCTGCCTGGACCCGCCAGCTGGTGGATGGCTGTCACCGGGCTGCTGAGGGTGTGCAGGAGGTGTCGACAG cctgcACATGGAACGGCCGTCCCTGCAGCCTCTCTGTGCATATTGACAAAGGCTTCACACTGTGGGCGGCTGAGCCAGGTGCGGCCCAAGTTGTGCTGCTCCGACAACCCTTTGAGAAGCTGCAGATGTCCTCGGACGATGGTGCCAGTCTCCTTTTCCTGGACTTCGGGGGCGATGAAGGAGAGATT CAGCTGGACCTGCATTCatgccccaaaacaatggtcttcATCATCCACTCCTTCCTCTCGGCCAAAGTCACCCGTCTGGGGCTCTTAGCCTAG